In Anabaena sphaerica FACHB-251, a genomic segment contains:
- a CDS encoding mechanosensitive ion channel family protein — MNAEISAAWDKVQSMINGFIVLLPNLLLGLIVFIVFLFIAGRIKVLVKRLTRNRRSARNLGLVLGRLAQGITILIGLFIALSIVIPSFKAGDLVQLLGISGVAIGFAFRDILQNFLAGILILLTEPFQIDDQIVFKGFEGTVENIQTRATTIRTYDGRRIVIPNSELFTNSVTVNTAFDNRRLEYDVGIGYGDDIDRAKQLMLDAMLSVNEVLKDPAPDVLVMELAESTVNIRVRWWVHPPRRADNLISRDKVITAIKKTLVANGIDLPFPTQQILFHDQTEETDGNRSRQREGWPSGKGEVPKPRRISDSLRLLAQVRSSQDNNGKVDSQTNEQ, encoded by the coding sequence ATGAATGCAGAAATCTCCGCAGCTTGGGATAAAGTTCAAAGCATGATTAACGGGTTTATAGTTTTGCTACCTAACCTTCTGTTAGGGTTAATTGTCTTTATAGTCTTTTTGTTTATTGCTGGCAGAATTAAGGTACTGGTTAAGCGGTTAACCCGCAATCGTCGCTCCGCCCGTAATCTTGGATTAGTCCTGGGAAGGTTAGCTCAGGGCATAACCATTTTGATTGGTTTGTTTATCGCCCTTTCCATTGTAATTCCCTCATTCAAAGCAGGTGATTTAGTCCAACTTTTGGGAATTAGTGGTGTTGCAATTGGTTTTGCTTTCCGCGATATTTTACAAAATTTCTTAGCTGGGATTTTAATTCTGTTGACTGAGCCGTTCCAAATCGACGATCAAATTGTTTTTAAAGGCTTTGAAGGAACAGTTGAAAATATCCAAACAAGAGCAACTACAATCAGAACTTATGATGGTAGGCGGATTGTCATTCCGAACTCGGAATTATTTACTAATTCGGTAACTGTCAACACTGCCTTTGATAACCGACGATTAGAGTACGATGTCGGCATTGGCTACGGCGACGACATTGACCGTGCCAAGCAGTTAATGCTAGACGCAATGCTTAGTGTAAATGAAGTTTTAAAAGATCCGGCTCCTGATGTACTAGTAATGGAACTTGCCGAAAGCACTGTTAACATCCGTGTGCGTTGGTGGGTTCATCCACCACGACGCGCAGATAATCTTATTTCGCGGGATAAAGTGATTACTGCAATTAAGAAAACGCTCGTTGCAAACGGCATTGATTTGCCCTTCCCAACTCAACAAATTCTGTTCCACGACCAGACAGAAGAGACAGATGGAAACCGTTCCCGCCAGCGTGAAGGTTGGCCATCTGGTAAAGGTGAAGTACCGAAGCCTCGCCGCATCAGCGATTCACTCAGGTTACTTGCCCAAGTGCGATCTTCACAAGATAACAACGGTAAAGTAGATTCTCAAACCAACGAACAATGA
- a CDS encoding response regulator, with product MRLIYHWTEFTSRFYRIPLRLLLVVPFVLLIVVAVSLTGYLSFTSGQKAVANLAEQVIERVNVQVKTRLNEYLNTPHIINRLNLNAVKLGELNVEDIEQVQHHLWEQIHIFETITTIGYGNEKRDTIGYARYQGQLLVSVNQKPDYGVQYTYVTDKNGNLAKFLIKRDVELHRTAWYKVAKNFGNNNWTKIFPWMNYSLAGINASAPVYDQNGKLQGVFTVGLILEDISTFLNNLKPSANGQIFIIEKSGDLVASSTLEKPYNHINKKFIRLAASDSKNQLTQKIAQEIKHKFGNVEQIKKPEKLIFYQKRERDFVEIQPYQDEYGLDWLVVTVVPENDFMAEINANRRTTIILCVGALLGAIALATIISSWITKPLRRLIVMSEAITTGDPHQTIPESLPIQELSKLAKSFNLMSEQLRQAFASLAVALEESEAKFTKLFGNSPDPIAIATLKAGRYLEVNQSFLEVSGYSREEVIGKTSVELNLWTNLQDRDRYFQAMQTDGYIHNWELNFRMKSGEIRTLLASAEVIELHGKRCAMIIAKDITERKQIEASLRQSEQTTRALIAAIPDLLLRLDCHGNYKNIFVGNEFQPIHPHRSRDGKNIFDILPPDRAKERMYYVEQALQTGKLETYEQQLEVEGKIQYEESRITPLNDNEVLVMVRDITTRKQTEEALRRSQAQLEHLATSSPGVIYSLLMRSDGLTTFEYVNQAIAHINEAKVEEILNDATVVFKQFHPEDVPSYMQAVERSASTLETFSHEWRIITPSGKLKWLQATSQPERRENGDICWHGTALDITERKQAELELTQAKKAAEAANRAKSEFLANMSHELRTPLNAILGFTQLMQGDTTLNAEQKENLDIIIASGEHLLSLINDVLEMSKIEAGKITFNKTNFHLSTLIESLQSMLQLKATEKGIKLYFDLAPNLPQCIRTDKGKLRQILLNLLSNAIKFTHQGSVTFKVEAQEKNTLKFAVIDTGTGIAPEELKHLFNPFVQTESGRKSHQGTGLGLVITRKFVQLMGGDIHVDSTLGKGSIFHFTIRFRSVLVDAVASPLSTRRIMALAPDQTHYRIMIADDIENNRQLLVKLLQPIGFEVREAKNGKEAITLWQEWQPHLIWMDMRMPEINGYTATKIIRQLSQEQNKPVIIIALTASVFEEERAAIKAAGCDEMVRKPLQAQIIFDKISEFLQVRYLYEDDKIKHTKQLNLPLLETSIKTASEVKILIAEDNLVNQKVALRILQTLGYSADVVNNGKEAISALDQKYYNLVLMDMQMPEMDGLEATRQICKHWQPDQRPVIIAMTANEEDKDRESCLQAGMNDFLTKPIRVQQVREMLEKYLK from the coding sequence ATGCGCTTGATCTACCACTGGACTGAGTTTACTTCCCGTTTTTACAGAATTCCCCTCAGACTACTATTAGTAGTTCCCTTTGTACTGCTGATTGTGGTAGCAGTAAGTTTAACCGGGTATCTATCCTTTACAAGTGGACAGAAAGCAGTCGCAAATTTAGCAGAGCAGGTAATTGAGCGCGTCAATGTTCAAGTTAAAACCCGTCTGAATGAATATTTAAACACACCACATATAATTAATCGCCTGAATTTGAATGCGGTGAAATTAGGTGAGTTAAATGTAGAGGATATTGAGCAAGTTCAACATCATCTTTGGGAACAAATTCATATTTTTGAAACTATTACAACTATTGGTTATGGAAATGAAAAAAGAGATACTATTGGCTACGCCAGATATCAAGGACAACTATTAGTATCTGTAAATCAAAAACCTGATTACGGGGTGCAGTATACTTATGTGACAGATAAAAATGGGAATCTAGCCAAGTTTTTGATCAAAAGAGATGTTGAATTGCATCGGACAGCTTGGTATAAAGTTGCTAAAAATTTTGGTAACAATAATTGGACGAAAATCTTTCCTTGGATGAATTATTCCTTGGCAGGAATTAATGCTTCTGCGCCTGTTTATGATCAAAATGGTAAGTTGCAAGGAGTATTTACTGTAGGTCTGATTTTGGAAGATATCAGCACCTTTTTAAATAATTTGAAACCTTCGGCCAACGGGCAAATTTTTATTATCGAAAAATCTGGGGATTTAGTAGCAAGCTCTACTTTAGAAAAGCCATACAATCATATTAATAAAAAATTTATTCGCCTAGCAGCTTCAGATAGTAAAAATCAATTGACGCAAAAGATAGCCCAGGAAATAAAGCATAAATTTGGTAATGTTGAGCAAATTAAAAAACCAGAAAAACTAATTTTTTATCAAAAAAGAGAACGCGATTTTGTAGAAATTCAGCCTTATCAAGATGAGTATGGTTTAGATTGGTTGGTAGTAACGGTTGTCCCAGAAAATGATTTTATGGCGGAAATTAATGCTAATCGCCGCACAACAATTATATTATGTGTGGGAGCATTGTTGGGAGCGATCGCACTAGCAACAATTATATCAAGTTGGATTACTAAACCTCTACGACGTTTAATTGTCATGAGTGAGGCAATAACAACAGGTGATCCTCATCAGACAATACCGGAAAGCTTGCCGATTCAAGAATTATCAAAATTGGCAAAATCTTTTAATCTAATGTCTGAGCAACTACGTCAAGCATTTGCTAGTTTAGCAGTTGCCCTAGAGGAATCAGAAGCCAAATTTACCAAATTGTTTGGTAATAGTCCTGACCCGATAGCGATCGCCACTTTGAAGGCAGGACGTTATTTAGAAGTTAATCAAAGTTTTTTGGAAGTTTCAGGATATAGCCGTGAAGAAGTCATTGGTAAAACTTCTGTGGAATTGAACTTATGGACAAATCTCCAAGACCGCGATCGCTACTTCCAAGCCATGCAAACAGATGGTTACATTCATAATTGGGAATTGAACTTTCGCATGAAATCGGGGGAAATTAGAACCCTGTTAGCTTCCGCAGAAGTAATTGAACTGCATGGAAAGCGATGCGCCATGATTATCGCCAAAGATATCACCGAGCGCAAACAAATTGAAGCTTCATTGCGTCAGAGTGAACAGACTACCCGCGCTTTAATTGCGGCTATTCCTGACTTACTTTTGCGTTTAGATTGCCATGGTAATTACAAGAATATCTTTGTAGGTAACGAATTTCAACCTATTCATCCTCATCGCAGTCGAGACGGGAAAAATATCTTTGATATCCTACCCCCCGACAGAGCAAAAGAGCGAATGTATTATGTAGAACAAGCACTACAAACAGGTAAACTTGAAACCTACGAACAGCAACTTGAGGTAGAGGGAAAAATTCAATATGAAGAAAGCCGGATTACTCCCCTCAATGACAATGAAGTTTTAGTCATGGTACGGGATATTACAACCCGGAAACAAACAGAGGAAGCTTTGCGGCGTTCTCAAGCCCAATTAGAACATCTAGCAACCTCTTCACCAGGAGTCATTTATTCTTTACTCATGCGTTCTGATGGCTTAACTACCTTTGAGTATGTGAATCAGGCGATCGCACATATTAACGAAGCTAAGGTTGAGGAGATTCTCAACGATGCAACAGTTGTCTTCAAGCAGTTTCATCCTGAAGATGTTCCCAGCTATATGCAGGCAGTTGAACGTAGTGCCTCTACTTTAGAAACATTTAGCCACGAATGGCGCATCATCACACCTTCCGGTAAACTGAAATGGTTACAAGCAACGTCCCAACCAGAACGCCGCGAGAATGGGGATATTTGTTGGCACGGCACTGCTCTGGATATTACTGAGCGCAAACAGGCGGAATTAGAATTAACACAGGCAAAAAAAGCAGCAGAAGCCGCCAACCGTGCCAAAAGCGAATTTTTAGCGAATATGAGTCATGAATTACGAACCCCCCTAAATGCCATTTTGGGATTCACTCAATTAATGCAGGGGGATACGACTCTCAATGCTGAACAAAAAGAAAATTTAGATATTATTATTGCCAGTGGTGAACACTTGCTGTCTTTAATTAATGATGTTTTAGAAATGTCAAAAATCGAAGCAGGGAAGATCACATTTAATAAAACTAATTTTCATCTTTCTACACTGATTGAATCTCTCCAATCAATGCTACAACTCAAAGCTACAGAAAAAGGAATTAAACTTTACTTTGATTTAGCCCCAAATTTACCCCAATGTATTCGCACAGACAAGGGTAAACTCAGACAAATTCTCCTGAACCTGCTCAGTAATGCCATTAAATTTACTCATCAGGGAAGTGTCACTTTCAAGGTAGAAGCGCAAGAAAAAAATACTCTAAAATTTGCAGTTATAGATACAGGAACAGGTATTGCTCCAGAAGAATTAAAACACCTTTTCAATCCTTTCGTCCAAACTGAATCAGGGCGTAAATCTCATCAAGGAACAGGTTTAGGTTTAGTCATTACTCGTAAATTTGTACAACTGATGGGAGGTGATATTCACGTTGACAGCACTTTAGGTAAGGGTAGTATATTTCACTTTACAATTCGCTTTCGCTCGGTTTTAGTTGATGCAGTTGCTTCACCATTATCAACGCGCAGAATTATGGCTTTGGCTCCCGACCAAACTCATTATAGAATTATGATTGCTGATGACATAGAAAATAATCGTCAGTTGTTAGTTAAGTTACTTCAACCTATTGGTTTTGAAGTTCGGGAAGCCAAGAATGGTAAAGAAGCAATAACATTATGGCAAGAATGGCAACCGCACCTAATTTGGATGGATATGCGAATGCCGGAAATAAATGGTTATACAGCTACTAAAATAATTCGCCAACTTAGTCAAGAACAGAACAAACCAGTAATTATTATTGCCTTAACTGCTAGTGTATTTGAAGAAGAAAGAGCCGCAATTAAAGCCGCTGGCTGTGATGAGATGGTACGTAAACCATTGCAAGCACAAATAATTTTTGATAAAATTTCGGAATTTTTACAGGTGCGGTATCTTTATGAAGATGATAAAATTAAACATACAAAACAACTTAATCTTCCTTTATTAGAAACATCAATTAAAACAGCATCTGAAGTAAAAATTCTCATAGCAGAAGATAACCTAGTAAATCAAAAAGTTGCTTTGCGTATTTTGCAAACCTTAGGCTACTCTGCTGATGTTGTGAATAATGGTAAAGAAGCAATCTCAGCACTAGACCAAAAATATTATAATTTAGTATTAATGGATATGCAAATGCCAGAAATGGATGGTTTAGAAGCAACACGCCAAATCTGCAAACATTGGCAACCTGATCAACGTCCTGTGATTATTGCAATGACAGCCAATGAAGAAGATAAAGATAGAGAATCTTGTTTACAAGCAGGGATGAATGATTTTCTAACTAAACCTATTCGTGTTCAGCAAGTTCGGGAGATGTTGGAAAAATATTTAAAATAA
- a CDS encoding TlyA family RNA methyltransferase, producing the protein MKQRLDTLLVDLGLCPSRQQAQRLIQAGEVRVNEQLIDKPGTEVDTTAQIVVKERPPFVSRGGEKLSKALAFFGISADGRICLDGGISTGGFTDCLLQNGATQVYGIDVGYGQVDWKIRTDERVILKERTNLRELQPEQLYTDGSTFPDLAVVDVSFISLTKVLPAIWRLTQAPREAILLVKPQFEVGKSRVGKKGVVREPKDHADAIFQVLRTALELGWKYRGLTFSPITGPAGNIEYLLWLGMESETLPPDLAVIQEITKNAVQELVTK; encoded by the coding sequence ATGAAACAACGATTAGATACATTATTAGTAGATTTGGGTTTATGTCCTTCCCGTCAGCAAGCACAAAGACTGATTCAAGCTGGGGAAGTGAGGGTAAATGAACAACTGATAGATAAACCTGGAACTGAGGTAGATACAACAGCACAGATAGTAGTTAAAGAACGTCCTCCCTTTGTTTCTCGTGGTGGTGAAAAACTATCTAAAGCTTTAGCCTTTTTTGGAATTTCCGCCGATGGACGTATTTGTTTAGATGGGGGAATATCTACAGGTGGTTTTACAGATTGTTTATTACAAAATGGTGCAACCCAAGTTTATGGAATTGATGTTGGTTACGGACAAGTTGACTGGAAAATCAGAACTGATGAACGAGTTATTTTAAAAGAACGTACTAATTTACGGGAATTACAACCAGAACAATTATATACAGATGGATCAACATTTCCTGATTTAGCTGTTGTAGATGTTTCCTTTATTTCTTTAACTAAAGTTTTACCAGCAATTTGGCGTTTGACACAAGCACCAAGGGAAGCAATTTTATTAGTAAAACCACAATTTGAAGTGGGTAAATCTCGTGTAGGTAAAAAAGGTGTAGTACGTGAGCCAAAAGATCATGCTGATGCCATTTTTCAAGTTTTGCGAACAGCGTTAGAATTAGGATGGAAATATCGGGGTTTGACATTTTCTCCCATCACTGGACCTGCGGGTAATATTGAATATCTTTTATGGTTAGGGATGGAAAGCGAAACACTACCACCAGATTTAGCAGTCATCCAAGAAATTACTAAGAATGCAGTGCAGGAGTTAGTAACAAAATGA
- a CDS encoding ion transporter, whose product MNSSQLEKQALEKERIEVLQQLEDWLETPMLVLGFAWLALFIIEMIWGLNSLLEAVSITIWIIFILDFLLKLAIAPHRISYIKSNWLTVISLFLPALRTFRIIRVIKILRTARAVRGLQLLRVMTRANRSMRILAASGTRRGFSYVVALTMIVTVLGAAGMYAFENEVPVESGLHNYGTALWWTAMLITTMGSEYWPKTPEGRVLCFFLALYAFAVFGYVTATLATFFIGRDADDDEAELAGAKSIQVLQTEIAALRQEIQELLHQNSQR is encoded by the coding sequence ATGAATAGCTCTCAGCTAGAAAAACAAGCCCTAGAAAAAGAACGCATCGAAGTCTTACAGCAGTTAGAAGATTGGCTAGAAACTCCTATGCTGGTGCTGGGCTTTGCGTGGTTAGCACTATTCATCATCGAGATGATCTGGGGGTTAAATTCTTTACTGGAAGCTGTTAGCATCACTATCTGGATTATTTTTATTTTAGATTTTCTGCTGAAACTAGCGATCGCCCCTCATAGAATTTCCTATATCAAAAGCAACTGGCTAACAGTTATTTCTCTGTTTTTGCCAGCACTGCGTACTTTTCGGATTATACGAGTCATAAAAATACTCCGAACAGCACGGGCTGTAAGAGGACTCCAACTGTTACGAGTCATGACTCGTGCTAACAGAAGTATGCGGATTTTAGCAGCAAGTGGGACCCGTCGAGGGTTTAGTTATGTTGTGGCGTTAACAATGATTGTTACTGTACTAGGAGCAGCAGGGATGTATGCGTTTGAGAATGAAGTGCCTGTGGAATCTGGGCTGCACAATTACGGTACTGCTTTATGGTGGACAGCAATGCTGATCACAACGATGGGTTCTGAGTATTGGCCGAAAACGCCCGAAGGTCGGGTGCTTTGTTTTTTCCTAGCATTGTATGCGTTTGCCGTGTTTGGCTATGTGACTGCAACTCTGGCAACGTTCTTTATTGGTCGTGATGCTGATGATGATGAAGCAGAGTTAGCTGGAGCGAAATCTATTCAAGTACTTCAGACTGAAATCGCCGCATTGCGACAGGAAATTCAAGAATTATTGCATCAAAATTCACAGCGTTGA
- a CDS encoding DUF2254 domain-containing protein yields MRNVKISKLWDQLHSSYWFIPAVMAVVATALAFTMLNLDRTGKVNIDYWWIYTGGADGARSLLGSVAGSMISVAATAFSITIVALQLAASNFGPRLLRNFMQDTGNQIVLGTFIGTFIYCLLVLRTIHGKGDGYEQYVPQLSVTIGTLLAIISIGVLIYFIHHASTIIQASHVIQNVSEDLHSAIERLFPEKIGHGKPEDSLGVEEIPISFEEEALPIRANGTGYLQAIDDEEFMEIACKHNLLIRLKVRPGKFLIQGSDLALVFPRKKVNKKLTKQINDAFILGKERTEQQDVEFPINQLVEIALRAISPAVNDPFTAIRCIDRISAGLCHLVQRDFPSPYRYDKNKKLRFIAERVDFQGLVDCAFNQIRQYGKSDAGVTIRLLEAIAAIATYTNSSKYQASLRHHADMILEDSREGLSQEQDRKDVEESYYQVIKNLNNDGNNKDWD; encoded by the coding sequence ATGAGAAATGTCAAGATAAGCAAACTGTGGGATCAGCTCCACTCAAGTTACTGGTTCATACCGGCGGTTATGGCGGTGGTAGCTACTGCTTTGGCTTTCACAATGCTTAATCTTGACCGCACAGGCAAGGTAAACATTGATTATTGGTGGATTTACACAGGTGGGGCGGATGGAGCGCGATCGCTGTTAGGATCGGTTGCAGGTTCGATGATTAGCGTTGCTGCTACAGCCTTTTCAATTACAATTGTGGCACTTCAGTTGGCTGCTTCCAATTTCGGGCCGCGACTTCTGCGTAATTTTATGCAGGATACAGGTAATCAAATTGTACTAGGCACATTTATTGGTACGTTCATCTACTGCTTGCTTGTACTGCGGACAATTCATGGAAAAGGAGATGGATACGAACAGTATGTGCCACAACTTTCAGTTACAATCGGCACTTTACTGGCAATTATTAGCATTGGTGTATTAATTTATTTTATCCATCATGCTTCAACCATAATTCAGGCATCTCACGTAATCCAAAATGTTAGTGAGGATTTACATTCAGCAATTGAACGGTTATTCCCCGAAAAGATTGGGCATGGTAAACCAGAAGATAGCCTTGGAGTTGAAGAAATTCCCATCTCCTTTGAGGAGGAAGCTTTACCAATTCGAGCTAATGGAACTGGTTATTTACAAGCAATTGATGACGAAGAATTTATGGAAATTGCTTGTAAACATAATTTGCTAATACGCCTTAAGGTTAGACCAGGAAAATTTTTAATTCAAGGTAGCGATTTAGCCCTGGTTTTTCCTCGGAAAAAAGTAAATAAAAAACTTACCAAACAAATCAATGATGCCTTTATTTTGGGCAAAGAACGTACAGAGCAGCAGGATGTAGAATTTCCTATCAATCAGTTAGTAGAAATTGCTCTGCGTGCCATCTCTCCTGCTGTGAATGATCCATTTACTGCAATTCGCTGTATTGACCGAATTAGCGCAGGACTGTGCCACTTAGTTCAACGAGATTTTCCTTCGCCCTATCGCTACGATAAAAATAAAAAATTGCGCTTCATTGCTGAAAGAGTAGATTTTCAAGGATTGGTTGATTGTGCTTTTAACCAAATTCGGCAGTATGGAAAGTCGGATGCAGGAGTAACTATTCGTTTGTTAGAAGCTATAGCTGCAATTGCTACTTACACCAACAGTTCTAAATATCAAGCAAGCCTGCGCCATCATGCTGACATGATTTTAGAAGATAGCCGTGAAGGATTATCACAAGAACAAGACCGCAAAGATGTAGAAGAGAGTTATTATCAGGTCATTAAAAATTTAAATAATGATGGCAATAATAAGGATTGGGATTAA
- a CDS encoding DUF29 domain-containing protein, which yields MISNNQFGLNSLYEQNYQLWLESTIENLKHRNFDNLDIDLLVEEIEEMGGSLKDALENNLIVIIAHLLKCKYQPEKRSGSWRASIKEHRRRINKSIQKHPSLKNYYESIFAECYSPALDWAAEETGLLPDIFPEKCPFTTQQVLDSEFFP from the coding sequence ATGATCAGTAATAATCAGTTTGGTTTAAATTCTCTCTACGAGCAGAATTATCAATTATGGCTAGAGTCAACTATTGAAAATTTAAAACATCGTAATTTTGATAATTTAGATATTGATTTATTAGTAGAAGAAATCGAGGAAATGGGCGGTAGTTTAAAGGATGCTTTAGAAAACAATCTCATTGTAATTATAGCCCATCTCTTAAAATGTAAATATCAACCAGAAAAACGTTCTGGCAGTTGGCGAGCAAGTATTAAAGAACATCGCCGTCGTATTAATAAGTCTATCCAAAAACATCCTAGTTTGAAAAATTATTATGAGAGTATTTTTGCAGAATGTTACTCTCCCGCTTTAGATTGGGCTGCGGAAGAAACAGGATTATTACCTGATATATTCCCAGAGAAATGTCCCTTTACTACTCAACAGGTATTAGATAGTGAATTTTTCCCTTAG